A window of the Tunturibacter empetritectus genome harbors these coding sequences:
- the purF gene encoding amidophosphoribosyltransferase — translation MAIYNHHDAARMTYWGLYSLQHRGQESAGIATADGQQVNDIKGMGLVSEIFTDDVLARLPGHIAIGHTRYSTTGDSALLNAQPISVESTKGLIAIAHNGNLINLGTAKERLERDGAIFQTTSDSEIIIQLIAHSTKNTLIDCMAEALTQVQGAFSIVMMTRNRIFAARDPHGFRPLAMGRIEGKDGAPDTFVFASETCAFDLLHAKYERDVKPGELVMVSEDGVTSRYFNTTTPQASCVFEHVYFARPDSKIYGRWVQQSREEMGRQLARESGVPADLIVPVPDSGVTAAIGYAAESGIPFNFGLIRNHYVGRTFIQPEQRVRDFGVRMKLNPMRNLLEGKRVVLIDDSIIRGTTSRKIVRMVRAAGATEVHLRISCPPTISPCFYGVDTPSKKDLIAANKSIAEICAFVEADSLAYLSLVGLTHACTKGEQVDGLSPGSFCTACYTGDYPTQWVDVSEILPAVTTA, via the coding sequence ATGGCCATCTATAACCATCACGATGCGGCGCGGATGACCTACTGGGGACTGTATTCTTTGCAGCATCGTGGGCAGGAGTCGGCGGGCATTGCCACCGCGGATGGGCAGCAGGTTAACGACATCAAAGGCATGGGGCTGGTGTCGGAGATCTTTACCGATGATGTGCTGGCGAGGCTGCCGGGCCACATTGCGATTGGACATACGCGTTATTCGACGACGGGTGACTCGGCGCTGCTGAACGCGCAGCCGATCTCGGTGGAGAGCACGAAGGGTTTGATTGCGATTGCTCACAATGGCAACCTGATCAACCTGGGAACGGCGAAGGAGAGGCTGGAACGCGATGGCGCGATCTTCCAGACCACGTCGGACTCCGAGATCATCATTCAGTTGATTGCGCACTCCACGAAAAACACGCTGATTGACTGCATGGCTGAGGCCCTGACACAGGTGCAGGGCGCATTTTCCATTGTGATGATGACGCGAAACCGCATCTTTGCCGCGAGAGATCCGCATGGGTTTCGTCCGCTGGCCATGGGCCGGATTGAAGGCAAGGACGGAGCCCCGGATACGTTTGTCTTCGCAAGTGAGACGTGCGCGTTCGACCTGCTGCATGCGAAGTACGAGCGCGACGTGAAGCCCGGTGAGTTGGTAATGGTGTCCGAAGATGGCGTGACCAGCCGCTACTTCAACACGACGACCCCGCAGGCGAGTTGCGTATTCGAGCATGTTTACTTTGCGCGCCCCGACTCGAAGATCTACGGGCGGTGGGTGCAGCAGTCGCGCGAAGAGATGGGACGCCAGCTGGCTCGAGAATCGGGTGTGCCGGCGGATTTGATTGTGCCGGTGCCGGACTCGGGCGTGACGGCGGCGATTGGGTACGCGGCAGAGTCGGGGATACCGTTTAACTTTGGTCTGATTCGAAATCACTATGTGGGACGAACGTTTATTCAGCCCGAGCAGAGGGTGCGGGACTTTGGCGTGAGGATGAAGCTTAATCCAATGCGAAACCTGCTGGAAGGCAAACGCGTTGTATTGATCGACGACTCGATCATTCGCGGCACGACGTCGAGGAAGATTGTGAGGATGGTGCGGGCGGCCGGGGCGACGGAGGTGCATCTGCGAATCTCTTGTCCGCCGACGATCTCGCCTTGTTTTTATGGGGTAGATACACCTTCGAAGAAGGACTTGATCGCGGCGAATAAGTCGATCGCTGAGATCTGCGCGTTTGTGGAGGCGGATTCGCTGGCGTATTTGAGCCTGGTGGGGCTGACGCACGCTTGTACGAAGGGGGAGCAGGTGGATGGGCTGTCTCCTGGGAGCTTCTGTACGGCCTGTTATACCGGGGACTACCCAACACAATGGGTGGACGTGTCGGAGATTCTGCCCGCAGTGACGACCGCGTAA
- a CDS encoding sensor histidine kinase, translating to MARKLKNNAKPVQANVTAINEGLMLGLVRQHELTEVAELLNAQLQEEISARKRAEEALINSEKLASVGHMAAVLAHEINNPLAAVTNVLFLAQTTKGLPDAARQYLQMADAELSRIAHITRQTLGFYRESSAPITFHLAILFDSVVNLLQAKQISKQAIIEKQCEKELQMTAFQGELRQVLSNLLINSLDAIPEAGRITLRAATSDGFRGKRRCVRISVSDNGNGMNRSTLNQIFQPFFTTKGLVGNGLGLWVSKQIVEKHGGSIQVRSHTNGPRQGTTFSIVLPISCF from the coding sequence ATGGCAAGAAAGCTGAAAAATAACGCTAAGCCTGTCCAGGCAAATGTTACTGCGATAAACGAAGGTTTGATGCTGGGCCTGGTGCGCCAACACGAACTGACGGAAGTTGCTGAACTGTTGAACGCTCAGCTGCAGGAAGAAATCTCCGCGCGAAAAAGGGCGGAAGAGGCCCTCATCAACAGCGAGAAGCTCGCTTCTGTTGGGCACATGGCTGCTGTCCTTGCCCATGAAATTAATAATCCTCTCGCAGCAGTAACAAACGTCCTGTTTCTGGCCCAGACAACCAAGGGCCTTCCGGACGCAGCCCGTCAATATCTACAAATGGCCGATGCGGAACTCAGTCGCATCGCTCACATCACCCGTCAGACCCTCGGGTTTTATCGTGAGTCCTCTGCCCCGATAACCTTCCACCTCGCGATATTGTTTGACTCCGTTGTAAATCTGCTTCAAGCGAAACAAATCTCCAAGCAAGCCATCATCGAGAAACAGTGTGAAAAAGAACTCCAAATGACAGCTTTCCAGGGAGAACTGAGACAGGTCCTCTCAAACCTTCTCATCAATAGTCTGGACGCCATCCCCGAAGCCGGCAGAATCACTCTGAGAGCCGCAACTTCGGATGGATTTCGAGGCAAACGCCGCTGCGTCCGAATCTCAGTCTCAGACAATGGAAACGGCATGAACAGGAGCACTCTCAATCAAATCTTCCAACCCTTCTTCACCACCAAAGGATTGGTCGGCAACGGCCTCGGACTATGGGTCAGCAAACAGATCGTCGAAAAGCACGGTGGATCGATTCAAGTTCGCTCCCACACGAATGGACCCCGCCAGGGAACAACGTTTTCGATAGTCCTGCCCATCAGCTGTTTTTGA
- the purD gene encoding phosphoribosylamine--glycine ligase gives MKVLVIGGGGREHAIVWALLKSSQVTEVVCAPGNGGIASLARCIPCNPGNLHELVNIVAIEQPALTVIGPELPLSLGLVDELTKRGHRVFGPTQAAARLETSKAFAKEFMQRHDLPTAEYGICTTLAQVREELPRFTVPIVVKASGLAAGKGVVICETHLQAEAAAAEMFSGSLLGTAEEAVVLEEFLTGEELSFFALCDGTRAIEIASAQDHKRIGEGDTGPNTGGMGAYSTDGIATPAMRNWLLHNVAQKVVDGMRSEGEPFKGILFCGIMMSPRGPMVLEFNTRFGDPETEAILLRLETDILDLFNASIDGTANQLTIAMRPGASVCIVAASGGYPGKYVSGKPISGLPDKAIQGESKQEDVFIFHSGTAIIDGKIVTSGGRVLAISATAPDLQTALDKAYSEVAKISFEGMQFRRDIGHRALR, from the coding sequence ATGAAGGTTCTGGTAATCGGTGGTGGCGGCCGCGAGCATGCCATCGTATGGGCTCTCCTTAAATCATCTCAGGTCACTGAGGTTGTATGCGCTCCCGGCAACGGCGGCATCGCCTCGCTCGCCCGCTGCATCCCCTGCAATCCCGGCAACCTCCACGAGCTCGTCAACATTGTCGCCATCGAGCAGCCTGCCCTCACGGTCATCGGCCCTGAGCTGCCGCTCTCCCTTGGCCTCGTCGACGAGCTCACCAAACGTGGCCACCGTGTCTTTGGCCCTACTCAGGCCGCTGCCCGGCTCGAAACCAGCAAAGCCTTTGCCAAAGAGTTTATGCAGCGCCACGACCTCCCCACCGCCGAGTACGGCATCTGCACCACCCTCGCGCAGGTCCGCGAAGAACTTCCCCGCTTCACCGTCCCCATCGTCGTCAAAGCCTCTGGTCTAGCCGCCGGCAAAGGCGTCGTCATCTGTGAGACCCACCTACAGGCGGAAGCCGCGGCTGCCGAGATGTTCAGTGGTTCTCTTCTCGGCACAGCAGAGGAGGCAGTTGTCCTTGAAGAGTTCCTTACCGGCGAAGAACTCTCCTTCTTTGCTCTTTGCGATGGCACTCGCGCCATCGAAATCGCCTCTGCGCAAGACCACAAGCGCATCGGCGAAGGCGACACCGGTCCCAACACGGGTGGCATGGGCGCCTACTCCACCGATGGCATTGCCACTCCCGCCATGCGCAACTGGCTCCTCCACAATGTCGCGCAGAAGGTCGTCGACGGCATGCGCTCCGAGGGGGAACCCTTCAAGGGCATTCTCTTCTGCGGCATCATGATGTCTCCACGCGGCCCAATGGTCCTCGAGTTCAATACACGCTTCGGCGATCCCGAGACAGAAGCCATCCTCCTTCGACTCGAGACCGACATACTCGACCTGTTCAACGCCTCCATTGATGGCACCGCCAACCAGCTCACCATTGCGATGCGTCCCGGCGCCAGCGTCTGCATCGTCGCAGCCAGCGGAGGCTACCCCGGCAAGTATGTCTCAGGTAAACCCATCTCCGGCCTACCCGACAAAGCAATTCAGGGCGAATCCAAACAGGAAGACGTATTTATCTTCCACTCCGGCACGGCGATCATAGACGGAAAGATTGTCACCTCTGGAGGACGCGTCCTCGCGATCTCCGCCACTGCGCCTGATCTCCAGACTGCCCTCGACAAGGCTTACTCCGAAGTCGCAAAGATCTCATTTGAAGGCATGCAATTCCGCCGCGATATCGGCCATCGCGCCCTGCGCTAG
- a CDS encoding ATPase domain-containing protein, whose amino-acid sequence MNQNSKVKIKQLSSGVLGLDEILGGGFPEFSFNIIAGAPGCGKTTLAHQFVFKNATPERPALYFTVLGEPALKMLRYQQQYTFFDATKLNTAVRFVNLSQDLVERGLKGVLEEITKQVQATNAGIVVVDSFRTVLRREHHGDREVEVQTFVQELALLLTSWEATTFLIGEYSESELVDNPVFTVADGLFWLFQQVERNSVVRKLQVMKLRGQMSVPGMHTFRITDAGLQAFSRTLGLVGTRRKDPDRRRLSTGIPALDEMMGGGIPEGDSLLVAGSSGTGKSLMATQFIAAGLRAGESGIVAIFEERPDEYADRAAAFGLDLGAALKDGSLEVIYLRPLDLSVDETMQELIDAVQRTGAKRLVIDSLAGFEMALAPGFRTDFRESLYRMIFALTGIGITILSTLEMEESFNKFPFSSYLISFLTDDIIRMRYVEIEGQLRKIMLIIKMRGGAHSKDIREYDITSDGIVLGERPREYAHLITGIPERIESPQTEALGKPGIALEGKDGKKAEK is encoded by the coding sequence ATGAACCAGAACAGCAAGGTAAAAATCAAACAGCTTAGTTCGGGAGTTCTTGGGCTTGACGAGATTCTGGGCGGCGGATTCCCGGAATTTTCGTTCAACATCATCGCAGGCGCGCCGGGATGTGGAAAGACGACGCTGGCGCATCAATTCGTCTTCAAGAACGCCACTCCGGAGAGGCCGGCCCTTTACTTTACGGTTCTCGGGGAACCAGCTCTCAAGATGCTGCGCTATCAGCAGCAATATACCTTCTTCGACGCGACGAAACTGAACACTGCTGTTCGTTTCGTAAACCTCAGCCAGGACTTGGTCGAACGTGGATTGAAAGGCGTGCTGGAAGAGATCACGAAGCAGGTGCAGGCTACCAATGCAGGCATTGTCGTGGTGGACTCTTTCCGAACTGTTCTGCGACGCGAACATCATGGCGACCGCGAAGTTGAGGTTCAGACCTTTGTGCAAGAACTTGCATTGCTTCTTACCAGTTGGGAGGCGACGACATTCCTTATTGGGGAGTACAGCGAATCTGAGTTGGTCGACAACCCCGTCTTTACCGTGGCAGACGGGCTCTTCTGGCTCTTTCAGCAGGTCGAGCGAAACTCCGTGGTGCGCAAGCTGCAGGTCATGAAGTTGCGCGGACAGATGTCTGTGCCCGGAATGCATACCTTTCGCATTACCGATGCAGGACTGCAAGCCTTCTCTAGAACGTTGGGATTGGTAGGAACTCGAAGGAAAGATCCGGACCGGAGACGCCTTTCCACAGGTATCCCGGCACTTGACGAGATGATGGGTGGAGGCATCCCGGAAGGGGATAGCTTGTTGGTCGCAGGATCATCCGGTACGGGGAAATCGCTCATGGCCACTCAGTTCATCGCTGCCGGTCTTCGCGCAGGGGAGTCCGGCATTGTGGCGATCTTTGAAGAGCGACCTGACGAGTATGCCGATCGTGCTGCCGCCTTCGGCCTTGACCTAGGTGCAGCTTTGAAAGACGGTAGCCTTGAAGTCATCTATCTGCGGCCCCTCGACCTGTCCGTGGACGAGACCATGCAAGAGCTCATCGATGCGGTTCAGAGAACAGGCGCAAAGCGGCTGGTCATTGACTCGTTGGCGGGCTTCGAGATGGCGCTCGCTCCCGGATTCCGAACCGACTTCAGGGAATCGCTTTATCGCATGATCTTCGCTCTGACCGGAATTGGAATTACCATCCTGAGCACCCTGGAGATGGAAGAGTCATTCAATAAATTCCCGTTCAGTAGCTACTTAATCTCATTTCTCACCGACGACATCATTCGCATGCGCTATGTAGAAATCGAGGGCCAGCTGCGTAAGATTATGTTGATCATCAAGATGCGTGGCGGTGCTCATAGCAAGGACATCCGCGAATACGACATAACCTCGGACGGCATCGTGCTCGGCGAACGACCAAGAGAGTACGCTCACCTCATCACGGGTATCCCGGAACGGATAGAAAGCCCCCAAACGGAAGCTTTGGGTAAGCCGGGCATTGCGTTAGAGGGAAAAGATGGCAAGAAAGCTGAAAAATAA
- a CDS encoding MerC domain-containing protein, whose translation MTSSLRASAFSADSLGTWASALCVVHCAITPVLISMSVVMARFIPGEERTHRTLAVGVAALGVMALVKGFRTHGRRRILGMMALGLGFIFAGAFFGGNLPSHGCEVAVTMTGSTLMICAHRMNHTFCRACMRCSHSAEGVC comes from the coding sequence ATGACCTCCTCGTTGCGTGCTTCAGCCTTTTCTGCGGATAGCCTTGGTACATGGGCTTCTGCTCTCTGTGTAGTGCACTGTGCTATAACTCCGGTTTTGATCTCGATGTCCGTGGTGATGGCTCGCTTCATTCCGGGAGAAGAAAGGACGCATCGTACGCTGGCGGTCGGGGTGGCCGCGCTGGGCGTGATGGCGCTGGTGAAGGGGTTTCGGACGCATGGACGCAGACGCATCCTCGGAATGATGGCGCTGGGGTTGGGTTTTATCTTCGCCGGGGCATTCTTTGGCGGGAACCTACCTTCGCATGGGTGTGAGGTGGCAGTAACGATGACCGGGAGCACGTTGATGATTTGCGCTCATCGAATGAATCACACGTTTTGCAGAGCGTGCATGCGGTGTTCGCACTCGGCCGAGGGAGTCTGTTGA
- a CDS encoding aconitate hydratase — MPTQSHPDSFKSLSTLAVGKTTYDLFRLKALEGTGVDLSRLPFSLRILLENLLRHEDGRTVTAEDIQFLACWDPNAEPSREIAYMPARVLMQDFTGVPAVVDLAAMRDAMKALGGDPEKINPLQPAELVIDHSVQVDEFGTQRAYDLNAALEFQRNRERYAFLKWGQTAFNNFSAVPPGMGICHQVNLEYLARVVFTTKPKQNLDAVAVAGHKASVEELRAFAYPDTLVGTDSHTTMVNGLGVMGWGVGGIEAEAAMLGQPVSMLVPQVVGFKLTGKLKEGTTATDLVLTVTEMLRKLGVVGKFVEFYGSGIAELPLADRATIANMAPEYGATCGIFPVDAETLRYLRLTGRSEEQIELVEAYYREQGLFHTADAKEAVYSATIALDLATVEPSVAGPKRPQDRVALSQAGASFKEQLPGLLGPNGNKHVIRQMVRWEGEGGTASESGDLSSSVGASAPVVEAPIVPVITISDETIPQLEAPHVSIRTRFGVDPDQYLDHGSIVIAAITSCTNTSNPYVMMAAGLLAKKAVEKGLSTPPWVKTSLAPGSRVVTDYYMKAGLMPYLDQLRFQVVGYGCTTCIGNSGPLPTDVSKSIEDHGLVAVSVLSGNRNFEGRISPEVRANYLMSPPLVVAYALAGHIAHNFETEALGRDLDGKPVFLRDIWPTQAEVSATVNSSIDSEMFRRQYSTVSDGDNNWKSLKFPDGETYGWEPDSTYIRKAPYFDGMPAAPAPVGDIHGARVLAVLGDSVTTDHISPAGSIKLNGPAGKYLIEHGVKPSDFNSYGSRRGNHEVMVRGTFANVRLRNKLAPGTEGGVTRLLPEDVPMSIYDASVEYAKRGTPLAILAGKEYGSGSSRDWAAKGPRLLGIKFVIAESYERIHRSNLVGMGILPLQFLPGQSVESLHLTGEEVFAIGDAPGQLKAMLDSKFAEGKVVTVFAESDLGKTIEFSATVRIDTPQEILYYQNGGILQYVLRQLAGKVPVSV, encoded by the coding sequence ATGCCGACCCAATCGCATCCTGATTCGTTCAAGAGCTTGTCCACACTGGCAGTGGGGAAGACCACGTACGACCTGTTTCGCCTGAAGGCGCTGGAAGGAACCGGTGTCGACCTTAGCCGGCTTCCCTTCTCGCTGCGGATTCTACTGGAGAACCTGCTGCGGCATGAGGATGGCCGCACCGTGACTGCGGAAGACATCCAGTTTCTGGCTTGCTGGGATCCGAATGCGGAACCTTCGCGAGAGATTGCGTACATGCCGGCGCGGGTTCTGATGCAGGACTTTACTGGTGTGCCCGCTGTGGTTGATCTCGCGGCGATGCGGGATGCGATGAAGGCTTTGGGGGGCGATCCGGAGAAGATCAATCCGCTGCAGCCCGCGGAACTGGTGATCGATCACTCGGTGCAGGTGGATGAGTTTGGCACGCAGCGAGCGTATGACCTAAATGCCGCCCTGGAGTTTCAAAGGAATCGCGAGCGGTATGCGTTTCTGAAGTGGGGACAGACGGCATTCAATAATTTTTCAGCAGTGCCTCCAGGGATGGGCATCTGCCACCAGGTGAATCTGGAATACCTAGCTCGCGTCGTATTTACGACCAAGCCAAAACAGAATCTTGACGCTGTGGCTGTAGCGGGGCACAAAGCCAGTGTCGAAGAGCTTCGCGCATTTGCTTATCCGGATACTCTCGTCGGCACAGACTCCCACACCACGATGGTGAATGGGCTGGGCGTGATGGGCTGGGGCGTTGGCGGTATCGAGGCCGAGGCTGCGATGCTGGGACAGCCGGTGAGCATGCTGGTGCCGCAGGTCGTTGGGTTTAAGCTGACAGGCAAGTTGAAGGAAGGCACAACGGCTACTGACCTGGTGCTGACCGTGACCGAGATGCTGCGGAAGCTTGGCGTGGTTGGTAAGTTCGTGGAGTTCTATGGATCGGGGATCGCGGAACTGCCGCTGGCTGATCGTGCGACGATTGCGAACATGGCGCCGGAGTATGGGGCTACCTGCGGGATCTTTCCGGTGGATGCGGAGACGCTCCGGTATCTCCGGCTTACTGGGCGCAGCGAGGAGCAGATTGAGCTGGTCGAGGCTTACTACCGCGAGCAGGGACTGTTTCACACGGCGGATGCGAAGGAGGCTGTGTACTCGGCGACGATTGCGCTGGACCTTGCGACGGTCGAGCCCAGTGTTGCGGGGCCGAAGCGGCCGCAGGATCGGGTTGCGTTATCACAGGCGGGTGCAAGCTTCAAGGAACAACTGCCCGGACTGCTGGGGCCGAATGGAAACAAGCATGTGATTCGGCAGATGGTGCGCTGGGAGGGTGAGGGTGGAACGGCTTCGGAGTCTGGCGATCTGAGCAGCAGCGTCGGGGCTTCGGCTCCGGTGGTGGAGGCTCCAATCGTGCCGGTGATAACGATCAGCGATGAGACTATACCGCAGCTGGAGGCTCCGCATGTTTCGATTCGGACCAGGTTCGGCGTGGATCCGGATCAGTATCTTGATCACGGATCGATTGTGATTGCGGCGATCACCTCCTGCACGAATACTTCGAATCCTTACGTGATGATGGCTGCGGGTCTGCTTGCGAAGAAGGCCGTGGAGAAGGGGCTGAGCACGCCGCCGTGGGTGAAGACCTCGCTGGCTCCAGGTTCGCGCGTGGTGACGGACTACTACATGAAGGCGGGGCTGATGCCTTATCTCGATCAGCTGCGCTTCCAGGTGGTGGGGTATGGATGCACGACGTGCATTGGAAACTCCGGCCCGCTGCCGACAGATGTTTCAAAGTCGATTGAGGATCACGGACTGGTGGCGGTGTCGGTGCTCTCGGGGAATCGGAACTTCGAGGGAAGAATCTCGCCGGAGGTAAGGGCGAACTACCTGATGAGTCCTCCGCTGGTGGTGGCCTATGCTTTGGCGGGGCACATCGCGCACAACTTCGAGACGGAGGCACTGGGGCGCGATCTGGATGGCAAGCCTGTTTTTCTTCGGGATATATGGCCTACCCAGGCGGAGGTCTCGGCGACGGTGAACTCGTCGATCGACTCGGAGATGTTTCGCCGGCAGTACTCGACGGTGTCCGATGGCGACAACAACTGGAAGAGCCTGAAGTTTCCGGATGGCGAGACGTATGGGTGGGAGCCGGATTCGACCTATATTCGTAAGGCTCCTTACTTCGATGGGATGCCGGCTGCGCCTGCTCCGGTTGGAGACATCCATGGTGCTCGCGTGCTGGCGGTGCTGGGAGACTCTGTGACGACGGACCACATCTCGCCGGCGGGTTCGATCAAGCTGAATGGGCCTGCGGGCAAGTACCTGATCGAGCATGGGGTGAAGCCTTCGGACTTCAACAGCTATGGATCGCGGCGCGGCAACCATGAGGTGATGGTGCGCGGGACGTTTGCCAATGTTCGGCTGCGGAACAAGCTGGCTCCGGGGACCGAGGGCGGTGTGACCCGGCTGCTGCCGGAGGATGTGCCGATGTCGATCTACGATGCGAGCGTGGAGTATGCGAAGCGTGGAACGCCGCTGGCGATTCTTGCGGGGAAGGAGTACGGCTCGGGGTCTTCGCGGGACTGGGCGGCGAAGGGGCCGCGGCTGCTGGGGATCAAGTTTGTGATCGCGGAGAGCTACGAGCGGATTCACCGGTCGAACCTGGTCGGGATGGGGATTCTACCGCTGCAGTTTCTGCCGGGTCAGAGTGTCGAGTCGCTGCACCTGACGGGCGAGGAGGTGTTTGCGATCGGGGATGCGCCGGGTCAGTTGAAGGCGATGCTCGACAGCAAGTTCGCTGAGGGCAAGGTGGTGACGGTGTTCGCGGAGTCCGATCTGGGGAAGACAATCGAGTTCTCGGCTACCGTCCGCATCGATACCCCGCAGGAGATTCTGTACTACCAGAACGGAGGAATCCTGCAGTACGTGTTGCGGCAACTAGCGGGGAAGGTTCCGGTCTCGGTTTAG